The DNA sequence CCGCCTTCGTCGGGAAAGACACCTTCTTCAATTCGCCGCGCACACCGTCGATGAATTCTCGAACAGAGGTGATCAATCGCTGAAACACGGTTACAATCCTCTCTTACAACCACACGGGGGGAAACCCCACGCCCACCCGAAATCCCACAAGTCACAGCGGCACATTCGAATTGGCAGGGGCACTAGGATTTGAACCTAGACTCTCGGTTTTGGAGACCGATGTGCTGCCATTGACACCATGCCCCTCCGCCCGAAACCTGCACGCCGTCAAGTGGACCGCCACCAAACCGGCATCGATGCCTTACTTCACTTCTTTGTGGGCGATGTGCTTCCGGCAAAATTTGCAGAACTTGTTCCGCTCCAAGCGGTCCGGGTCATTCTTCTTGTTTTTGCGGGTCGTATAATTCCGCTGCTTGCAGACCGTACAGGCCAAGTCGATAATTTCTCGCATGTCGTACCCCGTGAGGCAAGGAGCATGACGCGGGAGAACCAG is a window from the Nitrospira sp. genome containing:
- the rpmG gene encoding 50S ribosomal protein L33 → MREIIDLACTVCKQRNYTTRKNKKNDPDRLERNKFCKFCRKHIAHKEVK